A single window of Anaerocolumna chitinilytica DNA harbors:
- a CDS encoding ABC transporter permease subunit, whose amino-acid sequence MHKLLSADLRRLWINKTFWLTVIFMACIEGAFYLLLSEQGPMPMDLILFISLQGIGVLTSIFFSLFLGTEYSDGTLRNKLIVGHKRSRIYLASFITGIIAVTIIYLAGVLAGGVIGILSYAPPNHSIGQITLAGIIGWLACISYIAIFNLVGMLSSSKARTSIICILTAFILIFAWLIFYSIVGQGLLTGSPKVICQFLYEFNPFGQTVQTLPIDIASPWKLAVYSLLLTFVLTGLGVYVFGKKDLK is encoded by the coding sequence ATGCATAAATTATTATCTGCTGATTTAAGACGGCTTTGGATCAATAAAACGTTTTGGCTGACTGTAATTTTTATGGCCTGCATAGAAGGCGCTTTTTACTTGCTTTTGTCTGAGCAGGGTCCCATGCCGATGGATCTTATTTTGTTTATCTCACTTCAAGGAATCGGTGTATTGACTTCAATCTTCTTTAGCTTGTTTCTCGGTACTGAATATAGTGATGGAACGTTACGAAACAAGCTCATTGTCGGGCATAAAAGAAGCCGTATCTATCTGGCAAGTTTCATAACAGGGATTATTGCAGTAACTATTATTTACTTAGCCGGGGTTTTGGCTGGAGGCGTTATTGGTATCCTCTCATATGCTCCGCCGAATCATAGTATAGGTCAAATTACACTTGCAGGAATAATTGGCTGGCTTGCTTGTATTTCTTATATTGCAATTTTCAATCTGGTTGGTATGCTTTCATCAAGCAAGGCAAGAACCTCAATAATCTGTATATTGACCGCTTTTATTTTGATATTTGCCTGGCTTATATTTTATTCAATTGTTGGTCAAGGTTTGCTGACCGGCTCTCCAAAAGTTATATGTCAGTTTCTTTATGAATTCAATCCATTCGGTCAGACAGTTCAGACCTTACCGATTGACATAGCCTCACCATGGAAGCTGGCGGTATACTCGCTGCTTCTTACCTTTGTTCTTACAGGGTTGGGAGTGTATGTCTTTGGTAAAAAAGATTTGAAGTAA
- a CDS encoding ATP-binding cassette domain-containing protein — MDYVLKTNSLSKNYGRFKALNELTMNVPKGAIYGFVGKNGAGKTTLIRMICGLQQPSSGDYTLYGRKSTEKEIVKARRRMGAVVETPSIYLDMTAEENLKQQYLILGLPSFDGLNEILKLVGLEKTGKKKAKNFSLGMRQRLGIAIALVGDPDFLLLDEPTNGLDPQGIIEMRELILKLNREQQITVLISSHILDELSKLATHYGFLDNGHIVKEMSAAELQSACRKCVRMEVSDTKALALVLDEMKIEYKILSDIQADVFAKIKVSQLTSVLEKVNCEVITMQERDESLESYYISLVGGGSYA, encoded by the coding sequence ATGGATTATGTTCTTAAAACAAATTCTTTGAGCAAGAACTATGGACGTTTCAAAGCATTAAATGAACTGACAATGAATGTTCCAAAAGGCGCGATATACGGCTTCGTTGGAAAAAATGGTGCCGGCAAAACCACACTGATCCGAATGATATGTGGACTTCAGCAACCTTCATCCGGGGATTATACGCTATATGGCAGAAAAAGTACTGAAAAAGAAATCGTAAAAGCAAGAAGAAGGATGGGAGCAGTCGTAGAAACCCCGTCTATCTATCTGGATATGACAGCAGAAGAAAACCTGAAACAGCAATATTTAATTTTAGGACTTCCATCATTTGATGGTCTTAATGAAATCCTAAAGTTAGTAGGTCTTGAAAAGACAGGGAAAAAGAAAGCAAAAAACTTTTCACTTGGTATGCGGCAAAGATTAGGAATTGCCATAGCCCTTGTAGGCGACCCGGACTTTCTGCTGCTGGATGAGCCTACAAATGGACTTGACCCCCAAGGCATCATTGAAATGCGGGAATTGATTTTGAAGCTGAACCGGGAGCAGCAGATTACAGTTTTGATTTCGAGCCATATTCTAGACGAACTATCTAAACTTGCAACACATTATGGATTTCTTGACAATGGTCATATTGTAAAAGAAATGAGCGCTGCAGAATTACAATCTGCTTGCAGGAAATGTGTACGTATGGAAGTAAGTGACACAAAAGCTCTTGCCCTTGTTCTTGATGAAATGAAAATTGAATACAAAATCCTTTCTGACATACAAGCTGACGTGTTTGCGAAAATTAAAGTATCTCAGCTGACATCAGTATTGGAAAAGGTAAATTGCGAAGTGATTACTATGCAAGAGCGTGATGAAAGTTTGGAAAGTTATTATATAAGTCTAGTTGGAGGTGGCAGCTATGCATAA
- a CDS encoding response regulator transcription factor has protein sequence MKSILIIDDDIHIGNLLEEILAKEEYRISRAYSGTEAILVLAHSKPDLILLDLMLPGLSGEDVLLKIKGIPVIVVSAKFDVDSKVTLLLGGAVDYITKPFNTKELLARIAVQFRNKTIPEAASVLTFDELKVDTNTHITTINGCELKLTRTEYAILKLLMQNPSQVITKSLLLEHISCDTPDCTESSLKMHISNLRKKLREVNDKDYIEAVWGIGFKLRTE, from the coding sequence TTGAAAAGCATATTGATTATTGACGATGATATACATATAGGAAATTTACTTGAAGAAATATTAGCTAAAGAGGAATATAGGATTTCTCGTGCATACTCAGGGACAGAAGCAATACTGGTTCTCGCCCACTCAAAACCAGATCTTATTCTGCTTGATTTAATGCTTCCGGGACTAAGCGGAGAGGATGTGCTTCTTAAGATAAAAGGTATACCGGTTATCGTTGTTAGCGCTAAGTTTGATGTTGACAGCAAGGTTACGCTATTACTGGGTGGCGCTGTTGATTATATTACAAAGCCATTCAATACGAAAGAGTTATTAGCTAGAATTGCTGTTCAGTTTCGCAATAAAACAATTCCCGAGGCAGCCTCCGTATTGACATTTGACGAATTAAAGGTTGATACTAATACTCATATTACAACAATAAATGGCTGTGAACTAAAGCTGACGAGGACGGAATACGCTATCTTAAAGTTATTGATGCAAAACCCATCACAGGTAATTACCAAATCGCTTCTGTTAGAACATATTAGCTGCGATACGCCTGATTGCACTGAAAGCTCACTAAAAATGCATATAAGCAATTTGCGGAAAAAGCTTCGGGAAGTAAACGATAAGGATTATATAGAAGCGGTTTGGGGAATTGGCTTTAAACTTAGGACAGAATAA
- a CDS encoding alpha-galactosidase: MAILFQKETNIFHLQTKNTAYQMKVAEYGVLLHNYYGQKLGEGDLSYLIMRADRGFSGNPYEAGADRTFSLDSLPLEYPCFGIGDYRTDCIQVIHEDGSNAIDFRYKSHEIQNGKYSLEGLPTMHWENGEGETLVINMEDAATGIKLKLYYGVLYEKDVITRAAEIINSKGNIIINRGLSLCLDFANERMDMIHFYGKHAMEREFERTPLHHGKHSIGSTRGTSSHQHNPFVILCTKDATEDYGDCYGISFLYSGSFLAEAEVDQIGQTRFVMGIQPDTFTWRLEEEESLFLPETALIYSHEGFSGLSLRLHDAIRENIIRGEWKHKRRPVLINNWEATYFDFDGDKLLAIAKDAKDLGIEMLVLDDGWFGKRDNDISGLGDWYVNEKKLKGSLKDLSQRVHEMGLKFGLWFEPEMVSEDSDLYRMHPDWTIKIPGRNPNRSRFQLVLDFSREEVYQTIRDMVFGILDEVPLEYIKWDMNRSITNLYSTALPAERQGELSHRYILNLYRFLEELTARYPHILLEGCSGGGGRFDAGMLYYCPQIWCSDNTDAIERLKIQYGTSFGYPIGSVGSHVSASPNHQTGRKTPWETRGTVAMSGSFGYELDLNKLTTEEKAVIKGQVREYHSYYNLIHEGDYYRLTSPYEDTRATAWQFVSKDKREGLFFAVVTGLQANPAPVIMKLKGLTAKAIYEVEGLRHTGEMLMLGGILLPVPTEEYQSYRYSIKMISN, from the coding sequence TTGGCAATTTTATTTCAGAAAGAAACTAACATTTTTCATCTACAGACCAAGAATACAGCTTACCAGATGAAGGTCGCAGAGTATGGAGTGTTGTTACATAATTATTACGGTCAAAAGCTTGGAGAAGGGGATTTATCCTATCTAATTATGCGTGCTGACAGAGGCTTCTCAGGGAATCCTTATGAGGCAGGGGCTGACAGAACCTTCTCTCTGGACAGCTTGCCTCTTGAATATCCATGCTTTGGAATCGGAGATTACCGTACAGATTGTATACAGGTGATTCATGAAGATGGCAGTAATGCTATAGATTTTCGCTATAAGTCCCATGAGATACAGAATGGTAAATATTCATTAGAAGGACTGCCCACCATGCATTGGGAAAACGGAGAGGGTGAAACTTTAGTAATTAATATGGAGGATGCGGCAACCGGGATAAAGTTAAAGCTCTATTATGGAGTTTTATATGAGAAAGATGTTATTACAAGAGCAGCAGAAATTATTAATTCCAAGGGAAATATTATAATAAACCGAGGACTTTCCCTGTGTTTGGATTTCGCCAATGAAAGAATGGATATGATTCATTTCTATGGAAAACACGCCATGGAGAGAGAATTCGAGCGTACACCTTTGCATCATGGAAAACACTCTATTGGAAGTACAAGAGGAACTTCAAGTCATCAGCATAATCCTTTTGTAATTCTCTGCACAAAAGATGCCACAGAAGATTACGGAGACTGCTATGGAATATCCTTCTTATACAGCGGCTCTTTTCTGGCAGAAGCAGAGGTGGATCAGATAGGACAAACCAGGTTCGTAATGGGAATACAGCCAGATACCTTCACCTGGAGATTGGAGGAAGAAGAAAGTCTCTTCCTTCCGGAAACAGCACTTATCTATAGCCATGAAGGCTTTAGCGGGCTGTCTCTTCGGCTTCATGATGCTATACGGGAGAATATTATACGAGGTGAGTGGAAACATAAAAGACGCCCGGTCTTAATAAATAACTGGGAGGCCACTTATTTTGATTTTGACGGAGATAAGCTTCTTGCTATTGCAAAGGATGCAAAAGACCTGGGAATTGAGATGCTGGTGCTGGATGACGGCTGGTTTGGCAAGAGAGATAATGACATCAGCGGCTTGGGTGATTGGTATGTTAACGAGAAGAAGCTAAAGGGAAGTCTAAAGGACCTGTCACAGAGAGTCCATGAGATGGGATTGAAATTCGGACTCTGGTTTGAGCCGGAGATGGTATCAGAAGATAGTGACTTATACCGAATGCATCCGGATTGGACCATAAAGATACCGGGGAGAAATCCTAACCGCTCCAGATTTCAGTTGGTACTTGACTTCTCCAGAGAAGAAGTATATCAGACGATAAGGGATATGGTATTTGGGATATTGGACGAAGTACCGCTGGAATATATCAAATGGGACATGAACCGCAGTATCACCAATCTATATTCAACGGCTTTACCGGCAGAGCGCCAGGGAGAATTAAGTCATCGCTATATTCTTAACCTGTACCGTTTTCTGGAGGAGCTCACAGCAAGATATCCTCATATATTATTGGAGGGCTGCAGCGGCGGAGGAGGAAGATTTGATGCAGGGATGCTATATTATTGTCCTCAGATTTGGTGCAGTGATAATACCGATGCCATTGAACGTTTAAAGATACAGTACGGAACTTCCTTTGGCTACCCTATCGGTTCAGTTGGCTCCCATGTATCGGCAAGCCCCAATCATCAGACCGGCAGAAAAACCCCATGGGAAACAAGAGGAACCGTAGCGATGTCCGGCAGTTTCGGCTACGAATTAGACCTTAATAAACTGACAACAGAAGAAAAAGCGGTTATAAAAGGACAAGTAAGAGAGTACCATTCCTATTATAATCTGATTCATGAAGGAGACTATTACAGGCTTACAAGCCCTTATGAGGACACAAGAGCCACCGCCTGGCAATTTGTCTCAAAGGACAAAAGAGAGGGCTTATTCTTTGCGGTGGTTACTGGATTACAGGCGAATCCAGCTCCCGTAATAATGAAACTAAAGGGACTTACAGCAAAGGCAATCTATGAAGTTGAAGGATTGAGGCACACGGGAGAAATGCTCATGCTTGGGGGAATACTGCTGCCCGTACCTACGGAAGAATATCAGTCTTACCGATACTCCATTAAGATGATATCAAATTAA
- a CDS encoding alpha-amylase family protein produces the protein MGKYTVGRHSILWEDKGTFSYYKNDKKLLHFYGQAILETGVELDTRYSKLIRAEVKDDKLTDSGAGMGDRLEVCFQSEQGIQFTEIIRITEETLTVQCVLMGEENEEIHAKRLVPMVMEAPDKDCPDFLRSLWTKMLLVPYDNTMWVRYEAVPLRPGRTSYDVTVVFEEESREGIVIGAIDFDVWKNGIICSGNDARVLKACSGIADLETHDKMEHGIVRGNKVASSRFVLLHGMDYRDLLEQYGDIVNRKNPILSWKEGVPFGWNSWSGLAFRLNERNYREAGRFLREELMRGGYHNGQTTYVNLDAGWHRIPKKKLIELAAELHAKGQKAGIYAAPFAWFGQEEEEEIPGTEGHCYKEILLKDNNGELLPRVDGAIPMDITHPIWKQHMAWQAEKFLEWGFDYVKLDFLSHGAMEGVHYNKAVMTGRQAITEGYEFLKEHFSEEKAGRPFFISLSIAPLFPCGYGHARRFSCDAFGLAEDTEYVLNALTYAWWQSGRLYSFNDPDHISLYQSFCADRSSLFGEARARYTAAVIAGTVMMLSDDYGMGEANCPVGENNEDTENNKDTEEKLVLESRKRAKLLAQTEKINHIAAAGKSFRPVETAGTTASNFFTLELEGKHYMALFHWKKEKDEVEFDMKRAGLPIDCSVRELWTEKEYRITGGRFIFEFDGCDGALFEII, from the coding sequence ATGGGAAAATACACAGTTGGAAGGCATTCTATACTTTGGGAGGATAAAGGTACTTTTAGCTATTATAAGAATGATAAAAAACTTCTTCACTTTTATGGTCAGGCAATCCTAGAAACGGGAGTAGAGCTGGATACCAGGTACAGTAAGCTAATAAGGGCAGAAGTAAAAGATGATAAGTTAACGGACAGTGGAGCTGGAATGGGTGACAGGTTAGAAGTCTGCTTTCAGTCAGAACAGGGAATACAGTTTACCGAAATCATAAGAATAACAGAGGAAACCCTTACGGTACAATGTGTGCTGATGGGAGAAGAGAACGAAGAGATACATGCAAAACGTTTGGTACCCATGGTAATGGAAGCTCCGGACAAGGATTGCCCCGATTTCTTAAGAAGCCTTTGGACGAAAATGCTCTTAGTGCCTTATGACAATACTATGTGGGTAAGATATGAAGCGGTTCCGTTAAGACCCGGAAGGACTAGTTATGATGTAACAGTCGTATTTGAGGAAGAAAGCCGGGAAGGCATTGTTATAGGAGCAATTGATTTTGATGTCTGGAAAAATGGAATTATTTGCTCCGGCAATGACGCGAGAGTATTAAAAGCCTGCTCCGGTATAGCTGACCTGGAAACTCATGATAAGATGGAACACGGAATTGTCAGAGGAAATAAAGTGGCCTCCTCTCGATTTGTACTACTGCATGGTATGGATTACAGAGACCTGCTGGAGCAATACGGGGACATAGTAAACCGAAAGAACCCGATACTTTCCTGGAAAGAAGGAGTTCCCTTTGGCTGGAATAGCTGGTCCGGTCTGGCTTTTCGCCTTAATGAAAGAAATTACAGGGAAGCCGGTCGCTTCCTGCGGGAAGAACTGATGAGAGGCGGTTATCACAATGGTCAGACAACCTATGTAAATCTGGATGCCGGCTGGCACAGGATTCCGAAGAAGAAGTTGATAGAGCTTGCAGCGGAATTGCACGCTAAGGGACAAAAGGCCGGAATTTATGCTGCTCCTTTTGCCTGGTTTGGGCAGGAAGAAGAGGAGGAGATACCGGGAACAGAGGGACATTGCTACAAGGAGATTCTCTTAAAGGATAACAATGGAGAGCTGCTGCCTAGAGTGGATGGTGCAATCCCCATGGATATTACCCATCCAATATGGAAGCAGCATATGGCATGGCAGGCAGAAAAGTTTCTGGAATGGGGATTTGACTATGTAAAACTGGATTTCTTAAGCCATGGGGCGATGGAGGGAGTGCATTATAACAAGGCAGTAATGACCGGAAGACAGGCAATAACAGAAGGATATGAGTTCTTAAAGGAGCATTTTTCGGAGGAAAAGGCAGGCCGCCCATTCTTCATCAGCCTTTCCATAGCACCTTTGTTCCCCTGCGGCTACGGCCATGCCAGACGTTTCTCCTGTGATGCCTTCGGACTGGCAGAGGATACGGAATATGTATTAAATGCCCTTACCTATGCCTGGTGGCAGTCCGGCAGATTATACTCTTTTAATGATCCGGACCATATCTCCTTATATCAGAGCTTTTGTGCGGATAGAAGCAGTCTCTTTGGAGAAGCGAGAGCCAGATACACGGCGGCAGTCATAGCAGGTACAGTAATGATGCTAAGCGATGATTACGGCATGGGAGAGGCTAACTGCCCAGTCGGAGAAAATAACGAGGATACAGAAAATAACAAGGACACAGAGGAGAAGCTTGTTTTAGAGTCTAGAAAGAGGGCTAAATTATTAGCTCAAACAGAGAAGATAAACCATATCGCAGCAGCCGGTAAGAGCTTTCGGCCGGTAGAAACAGCTGGTACCACTGCCAGTAACTTCTTTACACTGGAATTGGAGGGTAAGCATTATATGGCATTGTTTCACTGGAAAAAAGAGAAAGATGAGGTGGAATTTGATATGAAACGTGCCGGGCTTCCTATTGACTGCAGTGTCAGGGAGCTGTGGACAGAGAAGGAATATAGAATTACAGGTGGAAGGTTTATATTTGAGTTTGACGGCTGTGACGGTGCCTTGTTTGAAATTATATAA
- a CDS encoding extracellular solute-binding protein codes for MKKKRIAAAFMAVVLAATTFAGCAKSGNTDTKETKGNTDGEKVTVTFFDKNSGSKTFDDEVAKTIMEKTGVNIQVENPSGDPLEKLNLMLTGQNYPDIVLMDRGNEIVNRYIDAGALIPLNDLIDKYGPNIKKMYGDVLTKSRYTDGKNYYLNNWYGVDPDASAGVLMRKDLLAEIVGKDRAESPEPFKLSEFIDILKKFKEKYPTIDGKESIAVTLDGDDKNYESTIYGMFGMKTYYLTSDGALQHKSQDPKYQDVIKFMNGLYTAGLLDKEWVVNKKEQWVQKMSNGNVFCTFASYWDTDAANTSLASTVGPDAQFYSYKVVPDDMDASQTTYNGRSTLGWDAIGITNNCKNPEAAIKLIDFLVSEEGQYLMMWGLEGKDWELKDGKHVPKDEIVNGFQKDFDNESLTTGIRKWTWFIKNGFGSDGTPYDMATKYKLQPTAEFANKSFGESDAWDSADFAGLEPAGSTTEGLKWQKIKDVYDQAFPKMVDATSEDEALSIYSTMIQDMQASGLKDVESYLTKAYQDRLKLWGVSK; via the coding sequence ATGAAAAAGAAAAGAATAGCAGCTGCCTTTATGGCAGTGGTATTAGCGGCTACAACCTTTGCAGGATGTGCCAAGAGCGGCAATACCGATACCAAAGAAACAAAAGGTAACACAGATGGGGAAAAGGTTACCGTTACATTCTTTGATAAAAATTCCGGCAGCAAGACCTTTGATGATGAGGTTGCCAAGACAATTATGGAAAAGACAGGTGTGAATATCCAGGTTGAGAACCCTTCCGGAGATCCCCTGGAAAAGTTAAATCTTATGTTAACCGGGCAGAATTATCCTGATATTGTACTGATGGACAGAGGAAATGAAATCGTTAACCGCTATATTGATGCGGGTGCTTTGATACCTTTAAATGACCTGATTGATAAATACGGCCCGAACATAAAGAAAATGTATGGTGATGTTTTAACGAAGAGCCGCTATACAGATGGTAAGAACTATTATCTGAATAACTGGTATGGTGTTGACCCGGATGCTTCTGCCGGTGTCTTAATGAGAAAGGATTTGCTTGCAGAAATCGTAGGCAAAGACCGGGCAGAGAGTCCGGAACCCTTTAAGTTATCAGAGTTTATCGATATCTTAAAGAAATTCAAGGAAAAATACCCTACTATCGACGGAAAAGAGAGCATAGCTGTTACTCTTGACGGAGATGACAAGAATTACGAATCAACTATTTACGGTATGTTTGGCATGAAGACTTATTATCTCACATCGGATGGTGCCCTGCAGCACAAATCTCAGGATCCGAAATACCAGGATGTGATTAAGTTTATGAATGGTCTTTATACAGCAGGCCTTTTAGACAAAGAATGGGTAGTAAATAAAAAAGAACAATGGGTTCAGAAGATGTCTAACGGAAATGTATTCTGTACCTTTGCATCTTACTGGGATACCGATGCTGCAAATACCAGTCTTGCAAGTACGGTTGGACCTGACGCACAATTCTATTCCTATAAAGTAGTTCCTGATGACATGGATGCTTCTCAGACCACCTATAACGGCAGATCCACCCTTGGTTGGGATGCTATCGGCATTACCAATAACTGCAAGAACCCGGAAGCTGCGATAAAGCTGATTGACTTCCTTGTAAGTGAAGAAGGACAGTACCTGATGATGTGGGGTCTTGAAGGCAAGGATTGGGAGTTAAAAGACGGTAAACATGTTCCGAAAGATGAGATTGTGAACGGCTTCCAGAAGGATTTTGACAATGAAAGCTTAACAACCGGTATCAGAAAATGGACTTGGTTTATCAAGAACGGATTTGGCAGTGATGGTACCCCTTATGATATGGCTACCAAGTATAAGCTTCAGCCTACTGCTGAATTTGCTAATAAGAGCTTTGGTGAATCCGATGCCTGGGATTCCGCCGATTTCGCGGGACTGGAACCTGCCGGAAGTACGACGGAAGGACTGAAATGGCAGAAAATAAAGGATGTTTATGATCAGGCTTTCCCTAAGATGGTAGATGCTACCAGTGAAGACGAAGCACTTTCTATTTATAGTACTATGATTCAGGATATGCAGGCTTCCGGCTTAAAGGATGTTGAGAGCTATCTGACCAAAGCTTACCAGGATCGTTTAAAGCTCTGGGGAGTAAGCAAATAA
- a CDS encoding carbohydrate ABC transporter permease, whose amino-acid sequence MRDIKIKKQYAPSDRIFDIIAFIFLALVVIMCVYPFWNIFIISINDATDAIRGGIYFLPRKLSIASYEDILTRSTFLHSILVTVLRTGLGTPLAVLATTALAYVLSRQELLCKKPITLLFIFTMYFGGGLVPYYMVLKNLNMLDHFIVFIFPNLISVYNMILVRNYIEGMPQELFESSKIDGANDLIIFTKIILPLCKPIIMTIALFVAIMHWNSWFDAYLYTNSQSLKVMQSVLVEILNQYQTTAANQAANRAGQSVTPDSIRMAATMVATIPIIMVYPFIQKYFVKGIMLGAVKS is encoded by the coding sequence GTGAGAGATATTAAAATTAAAAAGCAATATGCACCTTCCGACAGAATATTTGATATTATAGCCTTCATCTTTCTTGCACTTGTTGTAATTATGTGTGTATATCCTTTTTGGAATATTTTCATAATATCCATCAACGATGCTACCGATGCTATTCGGGGAGGAATCTATTTTCTTCCAAGAAAATTAAGCATAGCAAGTTATGAAGATATCTTAACCAGGTCAACTTTTCTGCATTCCATTCTGGTTACCGTTTTAAGAACCGGATTAGGTACTCCCCTGGCAGTGCTTGCAACAACAGCGTTAGCTTATGTATTATCCAGGCAGGAATTATTATGTAAAAAGCCTATAACACTCCTGTTTATATTCACCATGTATTTTGGCGGGGGTCTGGTGCCTTACTATATGGTGCTTAAGAACTTAAATATGCTGGACCACTTTATCGTATTTATATTTCCAAACCTTATCAGTGTTTACAATATGATACTGGTAAGAAATTATATCGAGGGAATGCCCCAGGAGCTGTTCGAGTCCTCTAAGATTGACGGAGCCAACGATTTGATAATCTTTACAAAGATTATCCTGCCCTTATGCAAGCCCATTATTATGACAATTGCTCTGTTTGTGGCAATTATGCACTGGAACTCCTGGTTTGATGCCTATCTATATACGAATTCACAAAGTTTAAAGGTAATGCAGTCTGTCCTGGTAGAGATTCTAAACCAGTATCAGACGACTGCAGCTAATCAGGCTGCCAACAGAGCCGGTCAGAGCGTAACTCCTGACAGTATCCGAATGGCGGCTACCATGGTTGCGACCATACCAATTATCATGGTATATCCCTTTATTCAAAAGTATTTTGTAAAAGGTATTATGTTAGGAGCGGTAAAAAGCTGA
- a CDS encoding ABC transporter permease → MKKTVTVTVKPVKSVRKRMWEQRYLFLLLLPALVWVILICYAPMSGLYMAFVNYTPKGKGYFADLAQSKFVGMNWFKFFFQTDFLTIMRNTLATSFLTLLFSFPFPIFLAVCLNEIKSARVKKFIQTSSYLPYFISWVIAANIFITFLSSDGVINKILLGLGLTNKEILFFQHGPYFWWIIAVANGWKVLGYNAIIYLAAISGIGQDMYEAADVDGATRVQKIFNITLPSLKPTIIIMLILAIGGILNTGFEQQLLMGNDSILNYSDVLDTYAYRYGLKNGMYSYGTAVGLFKSVVSFILVMGANRISKRFNDNNALF, encoded by the coding sequence ATGAAAAAAACAGTTACAGTTACTGTAAAGCCTGTAAAAAGTGTAAGAAAAAGAATGTGGGAACAAAGATATCTGTTTTTATTGCTTCTGCCGGCATTGGTTTGGGTTATACTGATATGTTATGCTCCCATGAGCGGACTTTACATGGCATTTGTGAATTATACACCAAAGGGGAAAGGGTATTTTGCCGACCTTGCACAATCCAAGTTCGTCGGGATGAACTGGTTTAAGTTTTTCTTTCAGACAGATTTTCTTACCATCATGAGAAATACACTGGCGACCAGCTTTTTAACTCTTCTATTTTCCTTCCCTTTTCCAATCTTTTTAGCAGTTTGCCTAAATGAGATAAAGAGTGCCAGAGTTAAGAAATTTATACAGACCTCTTCCTATCTTCCCTATTTTATATCCTGGGTAATTGCAGCAAATATTTTTATAACCTTTCTTTCTTCTGATGGTGTTATCAATAAGATATTGCTGGGACTTGGTCTAACAAACAAGGAAATTCTTTTCTTCCAGCATGGCCCCTATTTCTGGTGGATTATCGCGGTAGCGAATGGCTGGAAAGTACTTGGTTATAATGCCATTATATATCTGGCAGCTATATCGGGAATCGGTCAGGATATGTATGAAGCAGCGGATGTGGACGGAGCTACAAGGGTGCAGAAGATATTTAATATTACCCTGCCTTCCCTAAAACCAACTATTATTATTATGCTGATTCTGGCAATTGGAGGAATCTTAAATACAGGCTTTGAACAACAGCTCTTAATGGGAAATGATTCTATTTTGAATTATTCCGATGTTCTGGATACTTATGCATACCGTTACGGGTTGAAAAATGGCATGTATTCCTATGGTACGGCAGTTGGTCTGTTTAAATCAGTAGTATCCTTTATATTGGTAATGGGCGCTAATAGGATATCAAAGCGCTTTAATGATAACAACGCATTATTCTAA